The nucleotide window tcatcaacaacaaaaaaataataaaaataaaaatccttgTTTCATAGTCCGTTCACTTCACCTGCCACACCAGTGTCTTCCAAGAACGAAAGCTGGACGACCTTTCCTCCTTGTGCAGCCTACTTAACAGTTCATATACCTACTACCCTGGTCAAAGAGAGGTCTACTTTGTCCACCAGAACCACAAGTGCTTCCCTCTCCTCATTTTGTCTTAGCCATGCCTTATTTTCTATTTCAGCTGGATATGGGCTGCTCTGCActaccttttctttctttttcttttttttctggcTAAAACTACTCTCAATTCAAGCAATTGGAAGTTTTTCATTGTACGAGACAATTGCACCTCTTCACCCTCTGCGCCTAAAACCTCAGCACATAAAATTGGAACATACCTATACGAAGTAGCGCAGATATGACACAGACATAACTGTAACTTTTGGAAACGTATAAAGATAGTGTGCTTGCACTGACTACTAATATGTTCATTCCAAATGGTTTAAAAGGAATTGACTTAAAGTCGAATGTTATGTGGAACAATATGGACTGATGTAATAACAAGGGTACATTCTTTTCCAAGACAGATTCAATTAGGTTGAAGAAAAACTTATTTGAAAAACTTTGTTCAGAAAATTTGTAGTTGAAACTACAAGAATATGAAAAATGATATTGAGTGATGGAGGAAGTGAAACATTGTCTGTCAAACTACACATTCCAAAGCAATTTGTACTCACAAATTCTCTTAAGCAATATCCTAAACATTaattaagaccaaaaaaagaaaaaacctaaACATTGTCGATTACCTGCTTCAGGACCCCTTAATTGGTCTCTTCAGTTCTCCAGTCTTGTTCAATCTGTTGAGCCACATCATATGTTGCATATACAATGCAACTATTACTGCATTGCATATGAAAAACCTCAATCATATCACCCCTTAACTTGCACTTTCATTTCCCTCTTCAGTTTTAGACTCTTGTTCAATATGGTGAGCTACATCATATGTTGCATGTACACCAACTAGCAAATAGTAGGCAACCATAACCGCAGTGCAAATGAAAAACCTCAAGAATGCAACATAACCCAGAGATCCAATGAGGAAAACATTAATTCCAATTGACAATGCGGGAAACCAAGGAACAAGCGGAACCCCCCAAACTTTGGGAACTCGGTGCTTTGGAAGGAATGCCATCCACAAAGTCCCCAATAACCAAATAACACCAAAAACTACATACCAAATCCACCCCCGCTTGTCTGCATTCCAAAGAACTGTAACTCCAATAGAAGAGCCAAttataacaaacaaacatataAGAAATTTGACCAAATCATTCCTCGGTGTCGCATCCTTAACATAATACCGCCTCACAAGCAATGCAATAGCCACAAACATAAAAATGCAGAGCGTACTGAAAGAAAAGACACTGGACAGCACATCCAGACTAGTGAATAGTGCTACAACTGCACTAACTAAGGTCACCATGACAGTAGCATAAATAGGGGTTCCGGTTTTCGGGTGAACCAAAGCAAACCAGGGTGGAATCATATGAGCTCTTGCAATCTGAGTGGTATACCTAGCTTGCCCCATAGATCCAACCAGAAGGCTCGTAGTCATTCCCTTGAGGGCACATATACTCACTAAATACTTAGCCCAATCCATGCCAATCGCTTCGAAAGCAACCGAATAAGCGGCATCTTCATCAATTTCAGTGTATTTCTGCATCATGCTCAGTACCAAAGCCATCAAGCAATAAACCACTGTGATCAAACTCATAGAACCAATCAAACCTACTGGTATATCCCTTGAGGGTTTCTTAGCTTCCTCAGCCATATTGGCAACCATATCAAAACCAGTATAAGACCAGAACACAATAGCTGCAGCCTTGAAACAACCCTCTGCTCCAAATGGGAAAAAGGGTGTCAAATTTGCAGTGTTGCCACGAACAAACCCAACAATTATTAtaaacacaataataaaagcaCTAGCTATAGAAGCAATCCAATTCAACACAGAAGTCCTCCTTGTCCCGCTCATTGCAATACTATTGGCAACCAAAAGCACCACAACAGCAATTGGGTCTAAGAGATTAAAACCATTAGGCAAAGATTTTACCCGAATTCGAAGAAAGTCAGTGTCATCAGTCCTGATCATGCTGGCAAAGTAAGAAGACCAAGAACGACCCAGTCCAGCTGAACCAACAAGGGCCTCCAGCAGAATATTCCCAGCTGCTATGAAAGCCACAAAGTCTCCCAATTCGATTCGAAGGTATGAAAAGGACCCGCCTGCAACTGGGATTTCAACAGCGAACTCTGTGTAGCACAAAACTGAGAGCAAAGCAGAGAAACCAGAGATGGCATAGGAGAGAACAATGGAAGGCCCAGCATCACGGGTTGCCTGGCCAGTGATTACAAAAATGCCTGAACCAACAACAGAGCCGAAGCCAAGCCAGACCAAGTCCCACCAAGTGAGGCAACGCTTCATGCGATTCTCACTCTGTTTCGGGAGCTGAAGGAGCTCAAAGGAGTCAGAGGAGCGGTGGAGAAGACGGTCTTTGAGGCGAGAAGGAGTGTGGGAAAGTGCGTCTTTGTATGAAGATAAGTTTTGGAATGTGGGTTCCGGGAAAAAGTCGTGTTTGCTCCATCTGCTCCAGTAGCTTCTCTGTTGTGGGTTTtgttcgtcttcttcttccatggCGACGGGGGTGTATCTGGTTTTGGGATTTGAGGtcagagaagagaaagggtAGGTGGGATTTGAAGTGTTTATGCTGTAGTTGTTGTTTTGGAGTTGGAGACTGGTGATGGTGATTGAATAATTGAAGGGAACCACTGGCAGGCCATTGGTTTTTGCTTACAGTTTTTCCGGGTGTATAGTTCCATTTTCATTTgggattgaaattgaattttctgttttgtttttttttcaggctAAATTCATTGGCTGTGATTGAATAAATGCTAGCATTAGAGCTAGATTCATTTCCGTAAATTTTAAGTAAGACTTTTACTTCTATTTTTATAAACTAATTAGCTTTCAGAtttttcaactcttttttcttttttcaattatttttttatgaacttCGACGATATGAGTAAAACTTATTAAACCCGAGCCCGACTCCTAGAAATGTTAGAATTAAGAATTGCATAATGCatggatgatttttttatttagaactTATATTTTTTAGTAGATTCCAtcacaacaaattttttttgaaaattctcCTACTTTTGGAAAAGGCATTGTGAAAGCAAAGAAGTTGGTACTTGAAGTTCAACGGTGAGATGGATCCTCAGGCACTTTCATTCCCTCTTTATTAAACTGGAACAAATGAATGAGTAAATATTCATTTATTCCCATGTGTTCaccaataatattttatttattcccATATGCTCACCAAAAATTTATTCCCACGTGGTatgtttatattatataatatatatatatatatatatttttaagcaTTTAGAACATATGAGATGGGCTTCAAATCTTGTTTAAGGTGtgctaacaaaaaaaaaaaaaaaaactgaatacAAACTAGTCACAAAAGGGCAATTACAATAACGGAATggtttaatataaaattaagatAATTTAGTGTGTCTTCACCAGGAATGGGCCCGGTCCGGCTCTGATCTCAAATCAGAATCAAAACCGATACTATTTAACCAGTCCAATTCGGCCCgatttggagaaaaaaatttcaaaaactagcCGGTTCGATTCTGATCGGTTTCGGTCcgattttgaaccggattattaatttatttttaattttaatttttttcaaaaaaaatatttttttataaaaaaaattataataaaaaacttatttttttgacttaaaaattaacaaataatccaattcatataTTTAGaacttttttgaagttgaacttggaaaaatagtgattataaaatttaaaatatggcattagattttaaaattttgtaaaaataaaaaaatatatatgtgacCGGTCCGGTTTGGTCCGGTTCGATGCGGTGCCGTGTAAAACTAGAATCAAAATCAGTTCGGACCGGTTCTAGTCcgatttgttgacttttttggtcaaccggttttttttcaccggttcggttcggtgttcTGGTTTTCCGATCCCGATGCCCACCCTTAGTTTCCACTAACAATCAGATaggatcgaagaaactctggcataggcatcccaactaagattgcaaacttagaataataaaaaaaagataaaacttgaaaaaaccaagccataacaatacaaataaaactctcccaaaggagagatgaaaagctctcataaaagagagatgaaaaactctcacaaaatgaGAGGtaaaaactacacagagaacccaaagagtttatgcaacttattccaaacataaagaaattgcaaaaaagatgaTGGTGGAGATCCGAACCGAAATGCAGGTGAAGATCCGACGCTGAGCCGCAGTCGCCTATaatggttggatgaaaatcataacaaaactaagacaaatagggttggggaagaggtgaaaggaggaagagaataGGGAAA belongs to Prunus persica cultivar Lovell chromosome G4, Prunus_persica_NCBIv2, whole genome shotgun sequence and includes:
- the LOC18778368 gene encoding cationic amino acid transporter 8, vacuolar; this translates as MEEEDEQNPQQRSYWSRWSKHDFFPEPTFQNLSSYKDALSHTPSRLKDRLLHRSSDSFELLQLPKQSENRMKRCLTWWDLVWLGFGSVVGSGIFVITGQATRDAGPSIVLSYAISGFSALLSVLCYTEFAVEIPVAGGSFSYLRIELGDFVAFIAAGNILLEALVGSAGLGRSWSSYFASMIRTDDTDFLRIRVKSLPNGFNLLDPIAVVVLLVANSIAMSGTRRTSVLNWIASIASAFIIVFIIIVGFVRGNTANLTPFFPFGAEGCFKAAAIVFWSYTGFDMVANMAEEAKKPSRDIPVGLIGSMSLITVVYCLMALVLSMMQKYTEIDEDAAYSVAFEAIGMDWAKYLVSICALKGMTTSLLVGSMGQARYTTQIARAHMIPPWFALVHPKTGTPIYATVMVTLVSAVVALFTSLDVLSSVFSFSTLCIFMFVAIALLVRRYYVKDATPRNDLVKFLICLFVIIGSSIGVTVLWNADKRGWIWYVVFGVIWLLGTLWMAFLPKHRVPKVWGVPLVPWFPALSIGINVFLIGSLGYVAFLRFFICTAVMVAYYLLVGVHATYDVAHHIEQESKTEEGNESAS